Sequence from the uncultured Flavobacterium sp. genome:
CGTTCTGCGAAACCCGGCGCCAATATTGAACTTTTCGCCCACATATCCCGTTCCAAAATTTACAACATAACTGTTGGCATGGCTATTAGGCATCGTTCCTTTTTTAACTGGAGCATAATCCGTAATCCCTTTCACTATGGTTGTAGAAAATGGTGTTCCGACGGGTTGTCCCGATATATATAAGCTGTTTTTCGGATTTGATACATAGGCGCCATCAACAAATGATTTTTCTTGAAAAGTATACAAGTCGGCATCTGTAAGCGCCCATTGCGGATCGTTCATTTTATCCAATACAAACTGGCTTATATAAGGATATAAAGTCAGATTTCTTGTAGTTTGTTTTTCTAGATGAACCTGCGCCATCGAAGCAGTTAGATTATCAATTTTTGGATCGTAGGCAATGGAAGCTTTTGTTTTTCCCGGTATCTTAATATCATCATTCCATCTGTTCATACCTCCGCCATGCCAGACCCATTTTTTTCCAATATTTCCGTTAAAGTCAAAGGCTTGTTTGTATCCGAGATTCGTACTTCCGTCTGCCCGTGCAAAACCAGAAAGGGATTTAGGTGCTTTCTCTTTCGGAATGGTGTTGTCTTTCAGGTTGACTGCGCCGCCAATGGCTCTTCCGCCAAAAAGAACATTTCCGTCATTAATGTGAACATCAATTCCCAAAAGATTATCCATATCTGTAATCAGATTAAGGTTTGGACTGATACCCGAAAGGTCGTTCATTGCCATTCCGTTGCTTAGCACTTTTACACGGTTACCGCTGAGACTTCTGATTACCACAGCTCCGGAATTTGGTCCGAAATACGAATTCTGAATTCCGGGAACGTGACTCAGTGTCTCTCCAAGGGTCGCCGACTGATTTTTTGAAAGTTCTTTTTGAGAAATCTTTCTTGAATTAGATAATTCTGATTTAATGTTATTACTAATGACGACTTCATTCAAAACATTGGTTTTAACACTGTCGACCGGTTTATCCTGCGAATATGCATAAAGATTAAAGGCAAGAAAAAATAGACATAAAGATTGGGAGGTAATTTGCATGATCACACTGAATTTGGATAAATAATGGGCGCAAATATAGCGCTTAAAAACACTATTGCAACAAAATTGCAATAAAATAACGCAACTATGTTGCGATAATGATTTTTAAAATATACTTTTGGCAAAAATTTTAAATATGAGAAAAGAAAAAAACTACGCCAAACTACTACTTATGGGACTTTTGGCTCTTTCGCTGACAGCGTGTAGCAGTGACAATGAGGAAACTCCTCAAAAACAAATTGATATCGAATTGACACCGGCTGCCTCTATGGTTTATGGCAAACAGCAGAGTATTGATCTGCCTTCGAGCGTTTTGGAAGCTTCTGATGTTCAGATTAGCTTAGATTTCAGCCTGAATGAAAATGTAAAAGTGAATGCTTCTGAAAATCTTAATGATAAACTTTTGAAGGCTTTAACGGTAAACAAGCAATCAGGAAAAATCAATATAAACAGCAGCCTGCTTTATCCTAACGGCGCTGTTTCGGGTAATGGAACGAAATTACCTGACAGCTACAAAGTTATTGTAAAGGCAAGTTCTGTAAGTCAGAACTTCCAAGGCAAACAAACTATTGACTTTAAAATCACGCCTGCCAATCTGTCGATGAAAGGTATCGAAAGCAAAGTAGCGATTCCGGTAGCTTATGTGATTTATGGTGATGCCGCCAGTTTTGAGCTTGAAGCTCCTCAAACTGTTTCGGCTGATATGAGCTGGGCAATTGAAAATCAATCGTCTATCGGAACAGATGTATCACTAAGTTCGAATGTTTTAAAATTTCCAGCCAATGCCGGAGATCCGGATAAAAAATCTGAAAAAGCTTACGATGTGACTCCAGTTCTCCTTAAAGACGGTTTCCGCGTAGCATCAACAACATTCCGCGTGATATTTATTCCGAAGATTAAATTCTTTTTCGGAGCCTATTATCCTGAATATGATCTGACCATAGTACTGAATAATCTTCATATTGCTTTATCGAACGGATATGTATCAGCTGCCCCGGCTTTTTCTCCGGAAGCTTACAAATCATCGTTTGCTATCAATGGTATTAAAAAAGACGGTCAGTCTTTTACCGATACTGAAAGTATATTTTCAATAAACGAAAAAACAGGTTCTGTTACCGTAAAGAAAAGTATTTCACTAACTGCAGGAGCATACGAAATCACCGTTAAAGCAATCACAACAACAGGACTTGAATTCCTAACCACATTGACTTTAAACATGTCAAAAGCAGAATAAATCAGTAAATTAATGGCAAGTTTAACGTATAACTTGAAGAAATACTTGCGCTTTAGTATCAAAAAACCATCAATTTTAAGTCAAGTTATTTCCCTAAAACAAGGAAAGAACTTTTTTGTAAAAACCATGTTTTACAACTTTAAAAACTGGATTTTAAGCTAACAAAAATTTTACATTTATAAAATAAACCTCCTTTAAATCACTTTAAAAGAGGTTTATTTTTATGATTTTGATTCTGAAGCTTCGGGACGTTTTAAAAAATGGTAATTGTGCAACAGTTATCTGTGTTAGCTGTTCGCCTTTCTTTTTAATCCTCTTCTTAAGGAAACTACCTTCAAGGTTGAGTTTTATCTGCTCTTCTATGAAATTTTTAAGCTTGTCATACTTAAACTTCCAGCTAATAATTTATCATTAAACAGGTTTATTGTTTCTCCTTTTTTTTGAAGCCCAAGACTGTATATTAATGGTAAATAATGGTCTGGAGTGGGAATTGCTAATTGAAATGCTTTTGATTGCTTATGGTAATCGATGAGCGGTTGGTAATTGCCATCGAGTAAATAATTATTGATAGTTGATCTAGCTTCAACTGCCCAGTCATAGCCATAATCGTCCTTATGTGCGTTTGCAAAATCAATCATGCCTAAATTGTGAATAATATTACCACTGCCTATTATTAAAATTCCTTTATTACGCAGGCTGCTTAATTGTTGTGCCAATTCATAGTGTTGTTGTGTAGATTTGATGTAATCAATACACAACTGAATTACGGGTATATTAGCTTCCGGGTAAAGGTGTTTTATTACACTGCATGCACCATGGTCTAAACCCCATTTTTCATCTAATTCTACTAACGTAGGTGATAATAATGTTTTGGTTTCTTGAGCGAGCGTTGGACTACCCTTTGCAGGATATTGCACATCAAATAAAGCTTGTGGAAATCCACCAAAATCGTGTATTGTTTTTGGCATTTCCATGGCAGTTACTTTGGTGCCTTTTGTAAACCAATGAGCCGACTGGAGTTGATACCTTTTTTGCGGCTAAACGCTTAGGCAGTGTTTATCTGCAGTAATAAAAAATGAGGATATATTGCCTAAAATTTCTGACTGGCAGCTAATTTTATTCGTGGATGGTATTTTCGAAACATCCAGCCTTTTTTAAATACTTTCATAGGAGACACCATGGCAACCTCTATTGATTTCGGGGATTTAGGTTCATAAAATAGAATAATTTCATCATCAAAATTATTGACGGGTTTTATCGCAGCTTCTAGAAAAGCTGGAGCGATATCAACAGTTCTTTCTCCTAATGGAATTGAGCCTAAAATAATTGCTTTTAAAATTAAATCAGGATATTGCAGGGCTGCGAACTGCGCAATCAATCCTGCCCAGGACCATCCTAGCACTACGGCTTTTTCTAACTTTAAATACAGTGCTAAATCCTTTATATCATTAGCACAACTGACATATCTGTAGGTAATGTACCCGTTGAAAGATATAAAGCTGTCCCAGAAAATGGAAAAATGGCTCAAGGGGGGATCATAAGGATAAAATAATTGCATAAAACTGCAGTAAACGACGGGATTACGATGTCCAAGTACTTTTTTATACCGGCAGTTAGTATTAGTTGTTGCTTAAAAGACAGCCAGCAAGAGCAATAACAAATAGGAACGCCATTATCACATTGATAATAAATCCAAAAATACTTCTAATTCCAATAGGTTCAGCAAGGCTTTTGAATGAATATACGATTCCGATTATTGAAGTCAGTCCAATCAGCAATCCAATAATACCAATAAATAAACCAGGCACATTGAGTCCAAATACTGCCCAAATTAAAAATATAAATAAAATTATTGATACAACTCCTAAGGAAAATGCTGCGTTCGAGTTTCTTCGCTGCAATATTGGCTGATCCATATCTAGTAATTTATTGAACTTACCTTGAGAAAAAAACAGAAAGCCGCTTAAACGGCTTTCCTTAGAGATTAATTATTTAGTTAAATTTCATTAGCCTAAATGAATTTTCTTTAACATTTTCTTCAATTATAAAAATTCCATTTTTAGTTATTGATGTTTCATAATTGCGTTTTGATTTCATTTGTGTTTTAAAAAAGTCGGCTACTTTTGGATTCAAAAAATTAGCATAAATTGTATTTATGTCGACATTATTATCTCCAAAAATTTCATCCACTGAATATCCTGTCGGAAATGACCCTCCTCTAATTCCGTTTAAAAGGATATTATCTACTTTATAAGTCACTTTTACATCTTTTGTAATTTGTCCTTTTTTAGAATCAATTTCGTACATAAATGCAAAATTATCCTTGGTTTTTTTTATTCCAAAACCAAATTGATTATCATTTAAATAAAAGAAATCAACATTCATGAAAAAAGCAACCGTATTTTTATTGAATTGTTTTTCATCTGAAATTTCTTTTTCAATTTTCCAGATTAAGTTTCCTTCAAAACTGTATTTAAAAATATAAAATCCTGAGAACTTTGAATTGTAGAAATCTTCATCAATTGTATTAGAATACAAACCGTATATATAAAATATTTTGTTTTTTATATCAACATAAACATTTCCTGTTGCCGATTCAGATAAAGAATGTTTTGAAGTATGTTCATCCTGAATAATAGTAAACTCTCCAAAGCCATTATTTGAGGGAGAAAAATATTTGTTTTCTAATTTTAAAGGAATGCTGACAGTAGAAATGATCTCACTATTCATATTATACCCCAAAATATTGTAAATATCTACAGTTCTTTCTTTGTTTAGGTCTTTATTCATCATGTAAAACCGATCATTGAAAAACGAACCTAATCCCCATTTTTCAATTTCTTTTTCCTTATTAAATTTGGGAGGTGTAAAATCATAAAGCTGCGTTGAAAAATCATTAAGGCTTCTTCTGTGTATTTGATATTCTTCATGCTCTTTTTTTTTCTTTTTGTTGTTTATTTTCTCACCGAGCAAAAAAGCATAATCATCATTAAAGAATTCGAAGCGAGTATACATTTGATCTACATTTTCAATATCTTCAAATGTAAAATCTTTTACATTGCCATTATCATCAAAAACCATCTTGTCCTTATTTGCAATTGCCAGCTTACCGCTTGTTGTACCAATTATGTCGTAATAGATAGGTCTGTCATTCATGCCTCTTCCAAAAAACGCCGGCAAGCCTTTATAGTTTGAGAGAATATCTTTAGAGTATCTTACATTTAACAGGCTGTCGTAACAAACAATTTTGACCTCTGATTTTGGAGATTTTTCTCTGCCCGTGACGATATAGACTGTTCCGTTTTTAACAAAATCAAAACCCAAAAGCTTATTTTTATCAGCTAATTTAAATTCGACAACTTTATCTTGTGCTTTCGCAAAGAAAGAAAACATAGAGAACAGGAATACAGAGAAATAAAAGTTTTTAGTCATTTTTTATTTATTATTAATTTAATTCAGTTTAGTTTTTTAAATTTTTAAGATAAGGCAGTATATGATTTTTAAAAATTATTTCTGGCTGTTGTGTTTTTCCATTTCTGTAGTTTCCCGATGTGATTGCAACAACTGCATTTAAACTTGGAACAACAAAAATATACTGCCCGCCTGCTCCTCTGGCTTCAATAGTTGCTGTATTTTTTCCTTTTACCTGATAGCTGTTATGCCACCATAAATACCCGTATCCATTTTTGTCTTCAGTGTTTTCTAAAACAAGGTAATTTTTAAATGAATCTTCTACCCATTTTTTTGATAGAACCCGTTTTCTGTTCCATTTTCCCTCGTTGAGATAGAGTTCTCCAAATTTGATCATATCTTTAGAAGTCAGATACATTCCACCTCCAAAATAAGGGTTTTTATTTAAATCACTAAAGATAACATAGTTTGAAATCTCTAATTTTTGAAATAAATAATGATCCATAAATAATTCTAAAGGCTCTGAAACAACTGAATCCATTGCAATTCCGAGTAAATACGGATTAGCAGATCCATAATTGGCTTTTGTATTTGGACTGTTTATCATTGGAGTATTCAATATCGTTTCGATCCAGTCTTTTGACTTTTGATAATTGTCTTCAACCGCCGGAGATTTAGGATTAGCATTAATTCCGTAATCAATTGCATCCAATCCAGAACTCATAGTCAATAAGCTTTTAATATTAATTTTTGCTTTTAAACTATCTTTATGAACCTGATATTTTGAAGGTAAAAAATCAAAAATAGATTGCTCGACACTTTTAAATAATGATTTATCTAAAGCAATTCCCACTATGGCAGATGAAATACTTTTTGATGCAGAGCGCATATCGTGCGGTACATTTGCGGTGTAACCTTCAAAATATTTTTCATAAATCAGTTTGCCATTTTTCGAAATTAAAACGGAATGTGTATTAGGTAATAAATTATTTGAAATAAGGTTCTCCAATTCTTTAAGTTCAGGAATGTAAGTTGGATTATTTGTTTTGAAACCACCAATTTTCCAATCTGTTACAGACTTTTTTAAATCAATCTCCGTGATTAAAGATTTTCCTAAAAATATTTCTAAGTGAATTTTATTAGTCACTAATTTTCCTTTAAATTGTAAACCGGTTTTAAAATCAGAAAACGATATAACATCATTTTCTTTTTGAAAATTGTCGCACCATGTTCCGGTAAAACGATTGTCGCCCAAAATGGGATAAGCCTCATATTTATTTTTTGAACCATTCTCTAGACTTAAATAAAAATCCAGTGCTTTTAGTTCGTCTACCATCAAAACATTCCAATCTCCTATAAAAAAATTGTGTACAGATTTAATTAATCTTACATGATAAAGCAGCATACCCGATTTAATAAATCCATTAATTGCTTTGCCATCCTTTGATAGAACGCCTTCAAAAAATATATTTTCGGCAAAAGGTATAGTAATGCGATTAACATTTGTGGCATTAAATGGATAATTGATAATGCTTTTGCTGTTGTAAATTTTTAAAGCAGCATTTTCAAATCCAAAATTTTCAATTTCTACCTTTAAATTGAATGTTTTAGAATTTTCAATTTTTCCTTCCCAGTTGTCTGTATATTCAGCCATATCCTGTGCCGTGACAGAAAAGGAATAAAGGATAAAGAAAAAAAACAGGAGGTTATGAAATCTCATTTTTTAATAGATTTAAAAATATGGTGCGAAGATGAGATTTTAAAAGCTTAAAAAATTGTATAAAATTAACATTTTAAAATTTTTCGAAATAATTTTGCCGGAGTTGTATTATAGATTTTTTTGAAACTTGAAATAAAATGACTTTGGTCGCAGAATCCGCATTGATAACAGATATCTGTCATTGAAATTTTATTAGAAACGATTAAACAAAAAGCCTTATTAACTTTTATTACCCTAATGTCATTTCCAAGGCTTGTACCAAAATATCTATTAAACTCTCTGGATAAGTGAATGGGATGAATTCCTAAAATGGAACTTAGTTTAGCCAGGGAATAATCAATTTGTTCTTCAAAAAGGAGCTCCTGAAGTTTGTGAACCCAATCCGGTTTTTTAGTACTAATTTTTTTAGTTTCTTTTATTGTACTGAAAAGTTCAACCATTAACGATTCAATGCCTAAGTTAGAATACTGATCGTTTATTTTGGATTCAATAAATACTTTATTCATCAAATTTATAGTTAATGGATTTTTCAGATGCATACTTCCTTCAAAATCTGTTGTTTGAATATCATAATTTAAAAACCAATTCTCATTGAGCTCAATATGAAATCCTCTTGCAAAACCAGGTGGCTTTATATTGTAATGGGCATCCTGCCAATTGTGAAACAACAAGCTTCCCTGCTCTAAGTAATACGATTCTTTTTTGTTAGATTCAAAAAGTTTTCCTTGAAGCAAATACGTAAAATAAGGGTTTTCATGATAATGCCAATCGACTTTACTGTGGGTATATTCAGTATCCGTAATAATAGTATTTTGGAAAATTGACTTTTGATAATTTGTTCCGTAAAATTCTCCTTTATTTAGTTGATTCATTTATTTCTTGAGGTTTTCTTCAGCACAATAAAGATTAATATTAAATTGGGATATTCCATCAAAATTCAAGTTTTTCTAGCTCCGTTCATCCTAAAAAATGTTTTTGAAAGAACGAAAATACGATTAAAAACCGTAATTGTAATAAATTAGTTGAATACAAAGAAGCTGTTTAGCGGATTTTTTTTAGTTCCCATTGTTTAACTGTTTAGTAATTCCAAATTCCTTTTTGCATCGCAATTTTCAATTGATAGTCTTTTGGATTACGATTGTAATTTTCTCTATTCATTTCAGAGCTAACACTGAATACCTCAGTTTTGTTTTTGAATTCAAAAGAGATATCCGGATTTTTTCTTGTATAAAATCCCGTTACTTTACAATTAATTATCTCTGTTTTATTTCTTTCAGACTCTTTTATATTTAGAAAATTCCACATTACAGCAGCAATTTGCCCGAAACTCAAATAGAAAATTATAACTCCTTGCAATAAATAAAATCCTATAACATATAATTTGGCATATGTTTCATCAAAACTTGTATATATATTGAGTAAAAAATCTTTTCTATAAATTACAAAAAATACTATTCCAATAACTTGAGCTGGGTCATAAAAATGAACCAGCTCAAATTTTTAAGTGACGAAAAAGAAGGACAATCAAACAGCTAATAAAAACATTTAATTTCAATTA
This genomic interval carries:
- a CDS encoding alpha/beta fold hydrolase; the encoded protein is MQLFYPYDPPLSHFSIFWDSFISFNGYITYRYVSCANDIKDLALYLKLEKAVVLGWSWAGLIAQFAALQYPDLILKAIILGSIPLGERTVDIAPAFLEAAIKPVNNFDDEIILFYEPKSPKSIEVAMVSPMKVFKKGWMFRKYHPRIKLAASQKF
- a CDS encoding serine hydrolase, with the translated sequence MRFHNLLFFFFILYSFSVTAQDMAEYTDNWEGKIENSKTFNLKVEIENFGFENAALKIYNSKSIINYPFNATNVNRITIPFAENIFFEGVLSKDGKAINGFIKSGMLLYHVRLIKSVHNFFIGDWNVLMVDELKALDFYLSLENGSKNKYEAYPILGDNRFTGTWCDNFQKENDVISFSDFKTGLQFKGKLVTNKIHLEIFLGKSLITEIDLKKSVTDWKIGGFKTNNPTYIPELKELENLISNNLLPNTHSVLISKNGKLIYEKYFEGYTANVPHDMRSASKSISSAIVGIALDKSLFKSVEQSIFDFLPSKYQVHKDSLKAKINIKSLLTMSSGLDAIDYGINANPKSPAVEDNYQKSKDWIETILNTPMINSPNTKANYGSANPYLLGIAMDSVVSEPLELFMDHYLFQKLEISNYVIFSDLNKNPYFGGGMYLTSKDMIKFGELYLNEGKWNRKRVLSKKWVEDSFKNYLVLENTEDKNGYGYLWWHNSYQVKGKNTATIEARGAGGQYIFVVPSLNAVVAITSGNYRNGKTQQPEIIFKNHILPYLKNLKN
- a CDS encoding helix-turn-helix transcriptional regulator, with the translated sequence MNQLNKGEFYGTNYQKSIFQNTIITDTEYTHSKVDWHYHENPYFTYLLQGKLFESNKKESYYLEQGSLLFHNWQDAHYNIKPPGFARGFHIELNENWFLNYDIQTTDFEGSMHLKNPLTINLMNKVFIESKINDQYSNLGIESLMVELFSTIKETKKISTKKPDWVHKLQELLFEEQIDYSLAKLSSILGIHPIHLSREFNRYFGTSLGNDIRVIKVNKAFCLIVSNKISMTDICYQCGFCDQSHFISSFKKIYNTTPAKLFRKILKC